In Aegilops tauschii subsp. strangulata cultivar AL8/78 chromosome 3, Aet v6.0, whole genome shotgun sequence, one genomic interval encodes:
- the LOC109757289 gene encoding vesicle transport v-SNARE 11-like — translation MTDVFQGYERQYCEISASLSRKCTAAASQEGEKLKQKASKIKSSIDGPEALIRKMDLEARNLQPSLRAGQLAKLREYKSDLNNLKGVLKRITAGNGQQGAREELLESGMADMLVVSADQRSRLLRTTERQNQTTDRIRDSHRTMLETEELGVSIMHDLHQQRQSLLHANDTLHDVDDNIGKSRKIMGAMVRRMDRNKWIIGLLIALLVLAILVVLYFKFLH, via the exons ATGACCGATGTATTCCAGGGCTACGAGCGCCAGTACTGCGAGATCTCGGCCTCCCTCTCCCGCAAATGCACGGCCGCCGCCTCCCAGGAGGGAG AGAAACTGAAGCAGAAGGCCTCGAAGATCAAATCCAGCATCGATGGCCCCGAGGCACTG ATAAGGAAGATGGATCTTGAAGCAAGGAACCTCCAGCCGAGCCTGAGGGCCGGGCAACTGGCGAAACTGAGAGAGTACAAGTCGGATCTTAACAATCTGAAGGGGGTGTTGAAGAGAATCACTGCTGGTAATGGCCAACAAGGGGCGAGAGAGGAGTTGCTGGAGTCAGGAATGGCAGATATGTTGGTG GTATCTGCTGATCAAAGGTCAAGATTGCTCAGGACAACGGAAAGGCAAAATCAGACAACTGATAGGATCAGAGATAGCCATAGAACTATGCTGGAAACAGAAGAGCTTGGAGTCTCCATCATGCATGACTTGCATCAGCAGCGCCAGTCTCTTTTGCATGCTAATGATACG TTGCATGACGTGGATGACAACATTGGCAAGAGCAGAAAGATCATGGGGGCCATGGTGAGAAGGATGGATAGGAACAAGTGGATTATCGGCTTGCTGATAGCCCTTCTTGTTTTAGCGATCCTAGTAGTCCTGTATTTCAAGTTTCTGCACTGA